Proteins co-encoded in one Sulfurimonas sp. HSL1-2 genomic window:
- a CDS encoding DUF4492 domain-containing protein, whose protein sequence is MKLAALYRFYRDGFSAMRLGRTLWTVVAVKLLILFGVIKVLFFSDTLQNRFDSDEARQEFVSRQLMNTP, encoded by the coding sequence ATGAAACTGGCAGCCCTTTACCGTTTTTACCGTGACGGGTTCAGCGCCATGCGGCTGGGCCGCACGCTCTGGACCGTCGTGGCTGTCAAACTGCTCATTCTTTTCGGTGTGATCAAAGTCCTCTTTTTCAGCGACACCCTGCAAAACCGCTTCGACAGTGACGAAGCACGGCAGGAGTTCGTGAGCCGGCAATTGATGAACACACCGTAA